In Mastigocladopsis repens PCC 10914, a single window of DNA contains:
- a CDS encoding serine/threonine-protein kinase, whose amino-acid sequence MVWNPGQLLFGGRYIIARKLGEGGIGITYLAKNERDELRVIKTLREEILNHSTWKPHQTKLKQDFRDEAIRLAVCRHPHIVQIENIFDEGNLPCMVMEYIAGEDLGSRLRRMGVLSEAEALLYIRQIGDALKVIHTKGLLHRDIKPRNIMLRAGKSEAVLIDFGIAREFIPNVIQRHTVYRTPGFAPPEQYELEAPRGEYIDVYALAATLYSLITGVIPRNADDRQCRNTPLETPKHFNPNISDTVNQAIMRGMDLQPNLRPQSVQEWLNLLDANLAEVLPTQVITLYSSPLIPSVVTSQKWQCVRTLRGHSSMVLAVAISSNGQLLASGSNDNTIKLWQLETGKPLRTLGRWFSGHSNIVHAVALSPDGQLLASGSWDETIKLWQVTTGKQIRTLTSHGNWINSVAFSPITSKPSVQEEETYVGEFPLFGKVTVGQGLILASGGADSTIKLWQVSTGIEISTFIGHSDSVWSVAFSPDGQFLASGSADSTIKLWHVNTGREIRTFTGHSFFVNSVAFSPDGQFLASGSADSTIKLWHVSTGQEIRTFTGHCDAVWSVAFSPNGNLLASGSWDKTIKIWQISTGSEICTLSGHSNYVRSVAFSPDGQSIVSGSDDDTIKIWRSYS is encoded by the coding sequence ATGGTCTGGAATCCAGGACAGTTGTTGTTTGGGGGACGCTACATCATCGCAAGAAAACTAGGCGAAGGTGGAATTGGTATCACCTATCTCGCTAAAAATGAACGGGATGAACTGCGGGTCATTAAAACCCTTAGAGAAGAAATCCTCAATCACTCTACCTGGAAACCGCATCAAACTAAATTAAAGCAAGATTTCCGCGATGAAGCCATTCGACTCGCCGTATGTCGCCATCCTCATATAGTGCAGATAGAAAACATTTTTGATGAAGGAAATTTGCCTTGCATGGTGATGGAGTACATCGCAGGTGAAGACTTGGGCAGTCGCCTGCGACGTATGGGAGTTTTATCAGAAGCTGAAGCACTTTTGTACATCCGGCAAATTGGCGACGCTTTGAAAGTTATTCACACTAAAGGTTTGCTGCATCGGGACATCAAACCGCGTAACATTATGCTCCGAGCTGGCAAATCAGAAGCTGTGCTCATTGACTTTGGTATTGCCAGAGAATTTATCCCCAATGTTATTCAAAGGCATACAGTGTATCGCACTCCTGGTTTTGCCCCGCCAGAACAGTATGAATTGGAAGCACCACGGGGAGAATACATTGATGTGTACGCACTAGCTGCCACCTTGTATAGTTTAATAACCGGAGTCATACCAAGGAATGCCGATGACAGACAATGCCGCAACACTCCCCTAGAAACACCGAAACATTTCAATCCCAATATTAGCGACACGGTAAATCAAGCAATCATGAGGGGGATGGATTTGCAACCAAATCTCCGCCCCCAGTCCGTACAGGAGTGGCTAAATTTATTAGATGCTAATCTCGCTGAGGTTCTCCCCACACAGGTGATAACACTCTACTCATCACCCCTTATCCCATCTGTTGTGACTTCTCAAAAGTGGCAATGCGTACGTACTCTTAGAGGTCATTCCAGCATGGTTCTTGCCGTTGCTATTAGCTCAAATGGGCAGTTGCTTGCCAGTGGAAGCAATGACAACACAATCAAACTGTGGCAACTAGAAACTGGTAAACCACTGCGTACCCTTGGTCGTTGGTTTTCTGGTCATTCCAACATAGTTCATGCCGTCGCCTTAAGTCCAGATGGACAGTTGCTTGCTAGTGGGAGCTGGGATGAAACCATCAAACTGTGGCAAGTCACGACAGGAAAACAAATCCGTACACTCACTAGTCATGGCAACTGGATCAATTCCGTAGCCTTTAGTCCAATCACCTCAAAACCCTCTGTTCAAGAAGAGGAAACTTACGTGGGGGAGTTCCCCTTGTTTGGCAAAGTGACCGTAGGGCAAGGGTTGATATTAGCTAGTGGCGGTGCTGACAGCACAATCAAGCTTTGGCAAGTGAGTACAGGCATAGAAATCAGCACTTTCATAGGTCATTCGGATTCAGTATGGTCAGTTGCCTTTAGTCCGGATGGGCAATTTCTAGCTAGTGGGAGCGCTGACAGCACAATCAAGCTTTGGCACGTGAATACAGGCAGAGAAATTCGCACCTTCACAGGTCATTCCTTCTTTGTTAACTCTGTTGCCTTTAGTCCGGATGGGCAATTTCTGGCTAGTGGCAGTGCTGACAGCACAATCAAACTTTGGCACGTGAGTACAGGACAGGAAATTCGCACCTTCACAGGTCATTGCGATGCGGTGTGGTCAGTTGCCTTTAGCCCCAATGGAAACCTTCTTGCCAGCGGCAGTTGGGATAAAACTATCAAAATTTGGCAGATAAGTACAGGCAGTGAAATCTGCACTCTTTCAGGTCATTCCAACTATGTCAGATCCGTTGCTTTTAGTCCAGATGGACAGAGTATCGTCAGCGGTAG
- a CDS encoding c-type heme family protein: MLKKLNLRQKFTILLIGILVVGLSLSGLVLSALLRQNATNEIASKALTLIDTMTSVREYTITQITPELSDELDTKFMPQTVAAYSAREVFENLRKRPDYRDFFYKEAAINPTNLRDKADSFETKILERFRKEKNLNQVNGFRSLPGGDIFYIARPLSISQESCLQCHSTPDAAPKTMIDRFGAVSGFGWHLNEIVAAQIVSLPASKVIEKAQQSSLMIVGLVSTIFIAVIFLVNVFLNRQVIIPLKRITRVAEEVSTGHLDVDFDQISNDEIGNLAKAFKRMKLSLEMAMKRIRRSQGGNTGGTAGH; the protein is encoded by the coding sequence ATGTTAAAAAAATTGAATTTGAGACAAAAATTTACAATTTTGCTCATCGGAATTCTTGTAGTAGGTTTGAGCTTAAGTGGATTAGTTCTTTCTGCTTTACTGAGGCAGAATGCCACAAATGAAATTGCCTCAAAAGCTTTAACACTCATTGACACAATGACTTCTGTGCGTGAGTACACAATTACCCAAATCACGCCAGAATTATCTGATGAGTTGGACACTAAGTTTATGCCTCAAACTGTGGCTGCATACTCAGCACGGGAAGTCTTTGAAAATCTCCGAAAAAGACCAGACTATCGAGACTTCTTTTATAAAGAAGCAGCAATAAATCCTACAAATCTTCGGGATAAGGCTGATAGTTTTGAGACAAAAATCTTAGAGCGTTTTAGAAAAGAAAAAAATTTAAACCAGGTAAATGGTTTTCGCTCACTTCCTGGAGGTGACATATTTTATATTGCTCGTCCGCTATCAATTTCTCAAGAAAGTTGTCTTCAGTGTCATAGCACACCTGATGCCGCACCTAAAACTATGATTGACCGTTTTGGAGCAGTTAGTGGGTTTGGGTGGCACTTAAATGAAATTGTAGCTGCTCAAATAGTTTCGCTACCAGCGAGCAAAGTCATCGAAAAAGCGCAGCAATCTTCTTTAATGATAGTGGGACTTGTATCTACAATTTTTATAGCAGTCATCTTTTTAGTCAACGTCTTTTTGAATCGACAAGTTATTATTCCTCTCAAGCGGATAACTCGTGTAGCCGAGGAAGTCAGCACAGGGCATTTAGATGTTGACTTTGACCAGATTTCTAATGATGAAATTGGTAATCTTGCTAAAGCTTTCAAACGGATGAAGTTAAGTTTGGAAATGGCAATGAAAAGAATCAGACGTAGCCAGGGAGGAAATACAGGAGGAACAGCAGGACATTAA